A part of Melittangium boletus DSM 14713 genomic DNA contains:
- a CDS encoding terpene synthase family protein codes for MPIYSPPTLFCPFSPELHPCLRQLEGETLARWEAYLGAHARHAFFQKLREARFPELLGRCHPTACPERLCLALDFLIWNFAWDDQLDVGDVSADWVREQNWQALAVLQGAQPAHDAPPLLWLLVDIRARMVERMPRAWMWRFVKACRAYFLGTWREAQVRGDRLRLDVASYIELRRLSVGTSMVFTQVEAIEDFVLPDEVLSHPALVRLMHTATDVIAWANDLFSFAQDREDAFHPNLVFSLQHERGIGLRDALGLAVRMHDTAVRCFLLREAGLPSFGEHDASVSRLVLGLRRWMRANVDWSLETGRYQEAPDGAEHSRVA; via the coding sequence ATGCCCATCTATTCGCCGCCCACGCTGTTCTGTCCCTTCTCGCCCGAGCTGCACCCCTGCCTGCGGCAGCTCGAGGGCGAGACCCTGGCACGCTGGGAGGCGTACCTGGGAGCGCACGCGCGGCACGCGTTCTTCCAGAAGTTGAGGGAGGCGCGCTTCCCCGAGCTGCTGGGCCGCTGCCACCCCACGGCCTGTCCCGAGCGGCTGTGCCTGGCGCTCGACTTCCTCATCTGGAACTTCGCCTGGGATGACCAGCTGGACGTGGGCGACGTGTCCGCGGACTGGGTGCGCGAGCAGAACTGGCAGGCGCTCGCGGTGTTGCAAGGCGCCCAGCCCGCGCACGACGCGCCACCGCTCTTGTGGCTGCTCGTGGACATCCGCGCGCGCATGGTCGAGCGGATGCCGCGCGCGTGGATGTGGCGCTTCGTGAAGGCGTGCCGCGCCTACTTCCTGGGCACGTGGCGCGAGGCCCAGGTGCGCGGCGATCGCCTCCGTCTGGACGTGGCGTCGTACATCGAGCTGCGCCGGCTGTCGGTGGGCACGTCCATGGTGTTCACCCAGGTGGAGGCCATCGAGGACTTCGTGCTGCCCGACGAGGTCCTCTCCCATCCGGCGCTCGTGCGGCTCATGCATACGGCCACGGACGTCATCGCCTGGGCGAATGATCTCTTCTCGTTCGCCCAGGATCGGGAGGACGCCTTCCACCCGAACCTGGTGTTCTCGCTCCAGCACGAGCGGGGGATCGGGCTCCGGGACGCGCTCGGCCTGGCGGTGCGCATGCACGACACCGCCGTGCGCTGCTTCCTCTTGCGCGAGGCGGGCCTGCCCTCGTTCGGCGAGCACGACGCCTCGGTGTCCCGGCTGGTGCTGGGCCTGCGCCGGTGGATGCGCGCCAACGTCGACTGGTCCCTGGAGACGGGGCGCTACCAGGAGGCCCCGGACGGCGCCGAGCACTCGCGGGTGGCGTGA
- a CDS encoding c-type cytochrome, with protein MRAWAWAMALGVMAGCGPTPARDFGEALFKDPLLSESQYNAFSCATCHATSDAQAREKMYTGLSLVGAASRPSWWGGYEVRLIDAVNFCYTAFMRGTTPLGDEDPKSRALYEYLVSLSPESTSPAQPLTLVRDIAEVPRGDKNRGAEVYQAACQDCHGERSTGTGRLTSLAPVLPEVSREYGQLFPNATPALVFIEKVRHGRFFGVGGNMPPYSLEALSDEDLGALLSYLGL; from the coding sequence ATGAGGGCGTGGGCGTGGGCGATGGCGTTGGGGGTGATGGCGGGGTGCGGGCCCACGCCGGCGCGGGATTTCGGCGAGGCGCTCTTCAAGGATCCCCTGCTGTCGGAGAGTCAGTACAACGCCTTCTCCTGCGCCACGTGCCACGCCACCTCGGACGCGCAGGCCCGGGAGAAGATGTACACGGGCCTGTCGCTCGTGGGCGCCGCGTCCCGGCCCAGCTGGTGGGGCGGCTACGAGGTGCGGCTCATCGACGCGGTGAACTTCTGTTACACGGCCTTCATGCGGGGCACGACGCCGCTCGGGGACGAGGATCCCAAGAGCCGGGCCCTCTATGAGTACCTGGTGAGCCTGAGCCCCGAGAGCACCTCGCCCGCGCAGCCCCTCACGCTCGTGCGGGACATCGCCGAGGTGCCTCGCGGGGACAAGAACCGGGGCGCCGAGGTGTACCAGGCCGCGTGCCAGGATTGCCACGGCGAGCGCAGCACCGGCACCGGACGCCTGACGTCGCTGGCGCCCGTGCTGCCCGAGGTGTCGCGCGAGTACGGCCAGCTCTTCCCCAACGCCACCCCGGCCCTGGTGTTCATCGAGAAGGTGCGACACGGACGCTTCTTCGGCGTGGGCGGGAACATGCCGCCCTACAGTCTGGAAGCCCTGTCGGATGAGGACCTGGGAGCACTCCTGTCCTACCTCGGGCTGTGA
- a CDS encoding YncE family protein produces MKGLLLTRLLVPLVLGACADSEPTLDYAHEHPWPQGPHLPPIGEGRIVVTNSMDDTVSLLALDSLDTPAWGELARVPVGLNPVELEGPHHAAFAPDGDFYYVGLSYSVPGAGSGPHGAHGTGTADGYCLKLDATTNQLVASTRVDRNPGDLVLSRDGRTLYQTHFDLLRVQEVARRGGSREEMNATLAIIDTDTMKVKKKVSVCPAPHAVRLSPDETRAYVACISDEVAVVRLDDPAYPVTLVPLPQAGSPVSPRHSPYALTTSHTDGPLWVSTLNGPTVYAMDPHTLRIVPERSVVPEGADPLRQGIPMFGEVSADGRTLYMPFQRVDAVAIIDVTGEKSFVKETIELAPEGCLNVHQVTLLPQGRRALAVCEGDHVGPGTLHVLDLETREVVRTVKVGIYPDSVGILRRRP; encoded by the coding sequence ATGAAGGGGCTCCTGCTCACCCGGCTCCTCGTGCCGCTCGTGCTCGGCGCCTGCGCGGACTCCGAGCCCACGCTCGACTACGCCCACGAGCACCCCTGGCCCCAGGGGCCCCATCTGCCGCCCATCGGCGAGGGGCGCATCGTCGTCACCAACAGCATGGACGACACCGTGAGCCTGCTGGCGCTGGACTCGCTCGACACCCCGGCCTGGGGTGAGCTCGCGCGCGTGCCCGTGGGCCTCAACCCCGTGGAGCTCGAGGGGCCGCACCATGCCGCTTTCGCCCCGGACGGGGACTTCTATTACGTGGGCCTGTCCTACTCGGTGCCCGGCGCGGGCTCGGGTCCCCACGGCGCGCACGGCACCGGCACCGCGGATGGCTACTGCCTCAAGCTGGACGCCACGACGAACCAGCTCGTGGCCTCCACGCGCGTGGACCGCAACCCGGGCGACCTGGTGCTCAGCCGGGACGGGCGCACGCTCTACCAGACGCACTTCGATCTGCTGCGCGTGCAGGAGGTGGCCAGGCGGGGCGGCTCGCGCGAGGAGATGAACGCCACCCTGGCCATCATCGACACGGACACCATGAAGGTGAAGAAGAAGGTGTCCGTGTGCCCGGCGCCGCACGCGGTGCGGCTGTCTCCGGACGAGACGCGTGCCTATGTCGCCTGCATCTCGGACGAGGTGGCCGTGGTGCGGCTGGATGACCCGGCCTACCCCGTCACGCTCGTGCCCCTGCCCCAGGCGGGAAGCCCCGTGTCACCGCGCCACTCCCCCTATGCGCTCACCACGTCCCACACGGATGGACCCTTGTGGGTGAGCACCCTCAACGGTCCCACCGTGTATGCGATGGACCCCCACACGCTGCGCATCGTGCCGGAGCGCTCCGTGGTGCCCGAGGGAGCGGACCCGCTGCGCCAGGGCATCCCCATGTTCGGGGAAGTGAGTGCGGACGGGCGGACACTCTACATGCCCTTCCAGCGGGTGGACGCCGTGGCCATCATCGACGTGACCGGAGAAAAATCCTTTGTTAAGGAAACAATCGAACTGGCACCCGAGGGTTGTCTCAACGTGCACCAGGTGACGCTCCTGCCCCAGGGCAGGCGGGCGCTGGCGGTGTGCGAGGGAGACCACGTGGGTCCGGGAACACTGCATGTGCTGGATCTGGAGACGCGCGAGGTGGTGAGGACGGTGAAGGTGGGCATCTACCCGGATTCGGTGGGCATTCTCAGGAGAAGACCATGA
- a CDS encoding LVIVD repeat-containing protein yields the protein MKKMRGVHSALIAAMVVSGCGSDPKPVTTPPGASDAQGDWKDPGRYAACKVFSVQGVECGDPEVFNLDACDKASLAGLARDGLYTLVYRNERTPPSISAGALRLSPYGHLSSYRGVVPSRYHIDDESFYLSSTRELSTSVSARDALVGCHVEGNRLHGCYATCRNGTFTGYGTFMAERWTRRAGEAEASGLRLASESFVAQGEPVDVYVTHGHAYVVSLPRGDTPGGLSVFDVSNPAAPVLKTTLSLPRDNYWNGVWSKGNALYVASADTGVITFDLTNPASPQLLRSLPSGKGAIDVHTVFVEGERLYAMSVSPVPKTLFFDIRQPTEPQLLGEYVEPGAGVDGRVGFPHDALALEGRLYINHWSGGYLVVDVSDPTEPRKLGAFTYPYATSHANAVGHFGDRLIAFEGGENWGAHLRVLDVTDPAKPVRIGEYKLSDNVSIHNMLLVGQRLYIAHYQHGVRVLDVSVPETPREVAYYNTVRETDPHRGESFYDGAVGIRVPGDGYVYVIDTSRGLLIFPEP from the coding sequence ATGAAGAAGATGCGAGGGGTCCACTCGGCCCTGATCGCCGCGATGGTGGTGTCGGGTTGTGGCTCGGACCCGAAGCCGGTCACGACCCCGCCGGGAGCGTCCGACGCACAGGGGGACTGGAAGGATCCGGGCCGCTACGCCGCGTGCAAGGTGTTCTCGGTGCAGGGGGTGGAGTGCGGAGACCCGGAGGTCTTCAATCTCGACGCCTGTGACAAGGCCTCGCTGGCGGGACTCGCGCGTGATGGTCTCTATACCCTCGTCTATCGGAACGAGCGGACGCCTCCCTCCATCTCCGCGGGCGCCCTCCGCCTCTCTCCCTACGGACATCTCAGCTCGTACCGGGGCGTGGTGCCCTCGCGCTACCACATCGACGACGAGAGCTTCTACCTGTCGAGCACGCGCGAGCTCTCCACGTCCGTCAGTGCGCGCGACGCCCTGGTGGGCTGTCACGTCGAGGGCAACCGGCTCCATGGCTGTTATGCGACCTGCCGCAACGGGACGTTCACCGGCTATGGCACCTTCATGGCGGAACGGTGGACGCGGCGCGCGGGCGAGGCGGAGGCCTCGGGCCTGCGGCTCGCGTCCGAGTCCTTCGTGGCTCAGGGAGAACCCGTGGATGTCTACGTCACCCACGGCCATGCCTACGTGGTGTCCCTTCCGAGGGGTGACACGCCGGGGGGCCTGTCGGTCTTCGACGTGAGCAACCCGGCCGCGCCCGTGTTGAAGACGACCCTCAGCCTGCCCAGGGACAACTACTGGAACGGCGTGTGGTCTAAGGGCAACGCGCTGTACGTGGCGAGCGCGGACACGGGGGTCATCACGTTCGATCTGACGAACCCCGCGTCTCCCCAACTGCTGCGCAGCCTCCCCTCGGGAAAGGGCGCGATCGACGTCCACACCGTCTTCGTCGAGGGCGAGCGGCTGTACGCCATGTCCGTGTCTCCCGTGCCGAAGACACTCTTCTTCGACATCCGCCAGCCCACCGAGCCCCAACTGCTCGGTGAGTACGTGGAGCCGGGAGCGGGCGTGGACGGGCGCGTGGGCTTTCCCCACGACGCGCTGGCGCTGGAGGGACGGCTGTACATCAACCACTGGTCGGGCGGCTACCTGGTGGTGGACGTGAGCGACCCCACGGAGCCGAGGAAGCTGGGGGCGTTCACCTATCCCTACGCCACGAGCCACGCGAACGCGGTGGGCCACTTCGGTGACCGGCTTATCGCCTTCGAGGGCGGCGAGAACTGGGGCGCGCACCTGCGGGTGCTGGACGTGACGGATCCGGCGAAGCCGGTACGCATCGGCGAGTACAAGCTCTCGGACAACGTCTCCATCCACAACATGCTGCTCGTGGGCCAGCGGCTCTACATCGCGCACTACCAGCATGGCGTGCGGGTGCTGGACGTGTCGGTGCCGGAGACGCCTCGGGAGGTGGCCTACTACAACACCGTTCGCGAGACGGACCCGCACCGGGGCGAGTCCTTCTACGACGGGGCGGTGGGCATCCGGGTGCCGGGAGACGGATACGTGTATGTCATCGACACGTCTCGGGGGCTGCTCATCTTCCCCGAGCCCTGA
- a CDS encoding TIGR02265 family protein: MMGTSMGQEARAFDPSQELQRRQALVGPRDTTRGFLFLTALDAVKHQLGRHAHQRCLEAVGIPSFTAFFTYPVSAFLRLSYTAAQELSGDQGGFSSAMQYLGFRAAPRFLESTTGKMLMSLVGKDPRRLIDSMPTAYKTAWDHGGCALKWIGPKHGRLTYTNALPAPYFAGSVQQILSSAKLQGQVLSRQVSLTDCTVEFSWE, translated from the coding sequence ATGATGGGCACGTCGATGGGACAAGAGGCTCGAGCGTTCGACCCGTCGCAGGAGTTGCAGCGGCGGCAGGCCTTGGTGGGACCTCGGGACACCACGCGCGGCTTTCTCTTCCTCACCGCGCTGGACGCGGTGAAGCACCAGTTGGGCAGGCATGCCCACCAGCGGTGTCTGGAGGCGGTGGGCATCCCCTCCTTCACGGCCTTCTTCACCTACCCCGTGTCGGCCTTCCTGCGCCTGAGCTACACGGCCGCGCAGGAGCTGAGCGGAGACCAGGGGGGCTTCTCGAGCGCGATGCAGTACCTGGGCTTCCGCGCCGCGCCGCGCTTCCTCGAGTCCACCACCGGCAAGATGTTGATGTCGCTCGTGGGCAAGGACCCCCGGCGGCTCATCGATAGCATGCCCACGGCCTACAAGACGGCGTGGGACCATGGCGGCTGCGCGCTCAAGTGGATCGGCCCGAAGCACGGCCGGCTCACGTACACCAACGCCCTGCCCGCCCCCTACTTCGCGGGCTCCGTGCAGCAGATCCTCTCGTCCGCGAAGCTCCAGGGCCAGGTGCTCAGCCGCCAGGTGAGCCTCACGGACTGCACCGTGGAGTTCTCCTGGGAGTAG
- a CDS encoding WD40/YVTN/BNR-like repeat-containing protein, which yields MNPLRRAGLLLLPLALHALPALAHNGYPDTTSLTVRRDHPDDMLLGATFGAVISHDRGQTWSWLCPEALSYGGWRPETYLWQPDGTLLAATGSDLILSKDSGCTWTKHPFFTPARAKDKVLWPIGLASPVSNPSRLWVTTGRSGTRNGLYRSDDGGETFALTSLSSDTDVYPSVKVAPSDPTRLYVSASTPDGLRIHRSDDEGLTWKTFPQPFSDIPTTSRPYDLFVLKVADHDPDRLWARVTSSENSGIWTYILESRDGGQTFRSIIHPLQQEHDGLDEPFINMEVSEDGDTAWAATQTRLFRVRAGETRATMLSLPDGNACAERHDGVLFVCGASRLHDWALATTADDGDSYTPVFNLPDMKPPACPAGTPGHDVCRSRWPQFAPTIEADPSLPPTGPSPDAGTPDAGEPHPGGPDAGDSGPPPGPGVQNPPPPPKKGCSSTGGGASLLALLVLALPRRFRRTHPEHTP from the coding sequence ATGAATCCGCTCCGCCGCGCGGGGCTCCTGCTGCTTCCGCTCGCGCTGCACGCCCTCCCCGCCCTCGCGCACAACGGCTACCCCGACACCACCAGTCTCACCGTCCGCCGCGATCACCCCGATGACATGCTCCTGGGGGCCACCTTCGGCGCCGTCATCTCCCATGACCGGGGCCAGACCTGGAGCTGGCTCTGCCCCGAGGCCCTGTCCTACGGCGGCTGGCGCCCCGAGACCTACCTCTGGCAGCCCGATGGCACCCTGCTCGCCGCCACCGGCTCGGACCTCATCCTGTCCAAGGACAGTGGCTGCACCTGGACCAAGCACCCGTTCTTCACTCCCGCGCGCGCCAAGGACAAGGTGCTCTGGCCCATCGGTCTCGCCTCGCCCGTGTCCAACCCCTCGCGCCTGTGGGTGACCACCGGCCGCTCCGGCACGAGGAACGGCCTGTACCGCAGCGATGACGGTGGGGAGACGTTCGCCCTCACCTCCCTGTCCAGCGACACCGACGTCTACCCCAGCGTGAAGGTGGCCCCCTCGGACCCCACGCGCCTTTACGTGTCCGCCAGCACGCCAGACGGATTGCGCATCCACCGCAGCGACGACGAAGGGCTCACCTGGAAGACGTTCCCCCAGCCCTTCTCCGACATCCCGACGACCTCGCGCCCCTATGACCTGTTCGTCCTCAAGGTGGCCGATCATGATCCCGACCGGCTCTGGGCGCGGGTCACCTCGTCGGAGAACTCCGGCATCTGGACGTACATCCTGGAGAGCCGCGACGGCGGGCAGACCTTCCGCTCCATCATCCACCCCCTCCAGCAGGAGCATGACGGACTCGACGAGCCCTTCATCAACATGGAGGTCTCCGAGGATGGCGACACCGCCTGGGCCGCCACCCAGACGCGCTTGTTCCGCGTGCGCGCCGGGGAGACCCGCGCCACCATGCTCTCGCTGCCCGACGGCAACGCCTGCGCCGAGCGCCATGACGGCGTGCTCTTCGTCTGCGGTGCCTCGCGGCTGCACGACTGGGCCCTGGCCACCACGGCCGATGACGGCGACTCGTACACCCCCGTCTTCAACCTGCCCGACATGAAGCCCCCGGCCTGCCCCGCGGGCACTCCGGGGCATGACGTCTGCCGGAGCCGCTGGCCCCAGTTCGCCCCCACCATCGAGGCCGATCCCTCCCTGCCCCCCACCGGGCCCTCGCCGGACGCCGGCACGCCCGACGCCGGGGAGCCGCACCCCGGCGGCCCGGACGCCGGAGACTCCGGCCCCCCACCGGGCCCGGGCGTCCAGAACCCCCCGCCTCCTCCCAAGAAGGGATGCTCCTCCACGGGAGGCGGCGCATCCCTCCTCGCCCTGCTCGTCCTCGCCCTCCCGCGCCGTTTCCGCCGCACCCACCCGGAGCACACCCCATGA